One Octopus sinensis linkage group LG21, ASM634580v1, whole genome shotgun sequence DNA segment encodes these proteins:
- the LOC115222935 gene encoding zinc finger protein 492-like, protein MNYVNTSLTATESPKGIVFSNEMPKEIRKKVHKCDVCKKSFSQKCNLTIHKRIHTGEKPYHCHICGKSFSRNHHLTTHIRIHTGEKPYHCDICDKSFSAPYNLTIHKRIHTGETPYHCDICGKSFSGSSDLTKHRHIHTEVKPYNCDICGKSFCQKILLTTHKRIHTGEKPFHCDICDKSFSHGNSLTTHRYIHTGEKQYHCDICGKSFSQNYHLTTHIRVHTGEKPYHCDICDNSFSQSGHLTRHMYIHTRENPVK, encoded by the coding sequence atgaattatGTGAATACAAGTTTAACTGCAACAGAGAGTCCAAAAGGAATAGTTTTTTCTAATGAGATGCCAAAAGAAATCAGGAAAAAAGTCCACAAATGTGATGTCTGCAAGAAATCCTTCTCTCAAAAATGTAACCTCACtattcacaaacgcattcatacaggggagaaaccataccattgtcacatttgtggtaaatcattttctcgaaatCATCACTtaactacacacatacgcattcacactggagagaaaccatatcactgtgatatctgtgataaatctttCTCTGCCCCGTATAATTTAACTAttcataaacgcattcatacaggagaaactccttaccattgtgatatctgtggtaaatcattctctggaagcagtgacttgactaaacacagacatattcatacagaagtgaaaccatacaactgtgatatctgtggtaaatcattctgccAAAAAATCcttttaactactcacaaacgcattcatactggagaaaaaccatttcaCTGCGATATCTGCGATAAATCATTTTCTCATGGAAATTCCTTAACTActcacagatatattcatacaggagagaaacaataccactgtgatatatgtggtaaatcattctctcaaaattaccacttaactactcacatccgtgttcatacaggagagaaaccatatcactgtgatatctgtgataattcaTTCTCACAAAGTGGCCACTTAACTAggcacatgtatattcatacaagAGAAAATCCAGTCAAATGA
- the LOC118767355 gene encoding zinc finger protein 431-like, which yields MRGSNSGGLTKHKRSHTGEKPYHCDVCDKSFTQKNYLATHKYIHTGEKPYHCDICGKSFPGSYRLTRHKYIHTGEKTYHCHICGKSFFVSGHLTTHVRTHTGEKPYHCEICSKSFALKSNLTAHKYIHTGEQPYHCDICGKAFSQRSNLTTHRRIHTGEKPYHCDICGKSFSRNDHLTRHKSIHSRFIHTD from the exons ATGAGGGGAAGCAACAG TGGGggcttgactaaacacaaacgcagtcatacaggagagaagccataccactgtgacGTATGTGACAAGTCATTCACTCAGAAGAATTACTTGGctactcacaaatatattcacacaggggagaagccgtatcattgtgatatctgtggaaaatcgttTCCCGGAAGTTATAGATTAACTCGACACAAgtatattcatacaggggaaaagacCTACCATTGtcatatctgtgggaaatcatttttCGTAAGTGGTCACTTAACTACACATGTacgcactcatacaggagagaaaccataccactgtgagaTCTGTAGTAAATCTTTTGCTTTAAAATCAAACTTGActgctcacaaatacattcatacaggagagcagccatatcattgtgatatctgtggtaaagcatttTCTCAAAGAAGTAATTTAACtactcacagacgtattcatacaggagagaaa ccgtatcactgtgatatctgtggtaaatcattttctcgaaacGATCACTTGACTAGACACAAAAGCATTCATTCACGATTCATTCATACTGATTGA
- the LOC115222744 gene encoding zinc finger protein 1-like, which produces MNPERIYSDGMLKDGKMLYNCDVCKKSFSQKHNLTSHKCIHTGEKPNHCGEKPFYCDVCGKSFSAKCILTKHRRIHTGEKPYHCNICEYKKKWEEECLVKKMVNARTYV; this is translated from the exons atgaatCCCGAAAGGATTTATTCTGATGGGatgctgaaagatgggaaaatgtTGTACAATTGTGATGTCTGTAAAAAGTCATTCTCTCAGAAGCATAACCTAACTTcacataaatgtattcatacaggagaaaaaccaaatcactgTG gtgagaaaccattctACTGTgacgtctgtggtaaatcattctctgcgaAATGTATCTTAACTAAACacaggcgtattcatacaggagagaagccgtatcactgtaACATCTGCG aatataaaaagaaatgggaGGAAGAATGTTTAGTGAAAAAAATGGTGAATGCCAGGACATATGTTTAG